Proteins from one Triticum aestivum cultivar Chinese Spring chromosome 7A, IWGSC CS RefSeq v2.1, whole genome shotgun sequence genomic window:
- the LOC123146954 gene encoding protein-lysine methyltransferase METTL21D, with protein MEMETGSTSVHKKERERMERRYPGRAGPPCRLAQPPHLSPAQHKHRPQAHTKPSSHKKKNLARFLPTFLPSSLPRPPPPADRPAMDPVEVVMGAYGGPARRVESGASETMLLWGLGQPASHRPNAFARQGLPAFPIDACGRRLTLHQQPSSFRGASGVTGAVVWDSAVVLAKFLEHAADAGLLPVRGARAVDLGAGCGLVSVVAALLGARVVATDLPDRVRLLRKNLEENVCNGDGDGGSATVAELVWGDEYELDPELLLWLDTEAEPPELVLGSDVVYSEEAVGDLLATLCRLAGPRTTVLLAGELRNDVVVECFLEAAMAEFEVGCIEQEQWHPDFRTNRVAIFILLRKTPPPPLPVSTP; from the exons ATGGAGATGGAGACGGGGAGCACATCCGTCcacaagaaagaaagagagaggatGGAGCGTCGCtacccgggccgggccgggcctccATGCCGCCTAGCCCAGCCACCCCATCTCAGCCCGGCCCAGCACAAACACAGGCCACAAGCCCACACAAAGCCTAGTTCTCACAAGAAAAAAAACCTTGCCAGATTTCTCCCCACCTTCCTCCCTTCCTCCCttcctcggccgccgccgcccgccgaccgACCGGCGATGGATCCGGTGGAGGTGGTGATGGGCGCGTACGGCGGCCCGGCGCGGCGCGTCGAGAGCGGGGCGTCGGAGACGATGCTGCTGTGGGGCCTGGGTCAGCCGGCGTCGCACCGCCCCAACGCCTTCGCGCGCCAGGGCTTGCCGGCCTTCCCCATCGACGCGTGCGGCCGCCGCCTGACGCTCCACCAGCAGCCGTCCTCCTTCCGGGGCGCCTCGGGGGTCACGGGCGCCGTCGTCTGGGACAGCGCCGTCGTGCTCGCCAAGTTCCTCGAGCACGCGGCCGACGCGGGGCTCCTGCCGGTGCGCGGGGCGCGCGCCGTGGACCTCGGCGCCGGCTGCGGGCTCGTGTCCGTCGTCGCCGCGCTGCTGGGCGCGCGCGTCGTGGCCACCGACCTGCCCGACCGCGTCCGGCTGCTGCGCAAGAACCTCGAGGAAAACGTCTGTAATGGGGATGGGGATGGCGGGTCGGCGACGGTGGCGGAGCTGGTGTGGGGCGACGAGTACGAGCTGGACCCGGAGCTGCTGCTCTGGCTGGACACGGAGGCAGAGCCGCCGGAGCTGGTGCTGGGGTCGGACGTGGTGTACAGCGAGGAGGCCGTCGGCGACCTGCTGGCGACGCTCTGCCGGCTCGCCGGGCCGCGCACCACCGTGCTGCTCGCCGGAGAGCTCCGCAACG ACGTGGTGGTGGAGTGCTTCCTGGAGGCGGCCATGGCGGAGTTCGAGGTCGGGTGCATCGAGCAGGAGCAGTGGCACCCCGACTTCCGCACCAACCgcgtcgccatcttcatcctcctcaggaagacgccgccgccgccgctccccgtcTCAACGCCATAG